A portion of the Paenibacillus sp. PvR098 genome contains these proteins:
- a CDS encoding PIG-L family deacetylase produces the protein MKRKLLFVFAHPDDESFGCGGTIAKYKEQGHDILLICATSGCGGRSGEYCFQTKQELAAHRENELRQACSILGVSHLVLLCYPDGKLKEQNPDELAHRIEEVICDHLPDLVITFPPNGVTGHLDHIAISKATEQAVESAEHRLPRERWPSLYYVSIPHYYDHCAASAPAGATPITAKVHIENYRNQKGKALQAHRSQAYSVNRAYPGVMQGDYRVIGHYEYYTLCREAGEAVEIKEMPEGIPVKELV, from the coding sequence ATGAAACGCAAGCTTTTATTTGTATTCGCGCACCCGGACGACGAGTCGTTCGGGTGCGGAGGCACGATAGCTAAATATAAGGAGCAGGGACACGATATCCTGCTGATCTGTGCAACTTCAGGCTGCGGGGGCAGATCGGGGGAATACTGTTTTCAAACCAAGCAGGAGTTGGCTGCTCACCGCGAGAATGAGCTGCGTCAGGCCTGTTCTATACTCGGAGTGTCGCACTTGGTTTTACTTTGTTATCCGGACGGCAAATTGAAGGAGCAGAATCCGGATGAACTCGCTCATCGGATCGAAGAAGTCATTTGTGACCATCTGCCGGACTTGGTGATTACGTTTCCGCCGAACGGGGTTACCGGTCATCTTGATCATATTGCTATTTCCAAAGCTACGGAGCAGGCGGTGGAATCGGCAGAGCATCGGCTCCCGAGAGAGCGCTGGCCCAGCTTGTATTATGTTTCGATTCCTCACTATTATGATCATTGCGCGGCGTCAGCGCCTGCAGGCGCCACCCCTATCACGGCAAAGGTTCATATAGAAAATTACCGAAATCAAAAAGGTAAGGCGCTCCAAGCCCATCGGAGCCAAGCTTATTCCGTGAACCGTGCCTATCCCGGCGTCATGCAGGGGGATTACCGAGTGATTGGCCATTACGAGTATTATACCTTGTGCCGCGAAGCAGGCGAAGCAGTCGAAATCAAGGAAATGCCGGAGGGCATTCCGGTAAAGGAATTAGTATAA
- the argH gene encoding argininosuccinate lyase: MDYRERILQTEGSVFPGKTYTEVVLEPAFNEAKRHLLDPMMAIHKAHLIMLYEQKLITLEEAMQIAKAITALSLDKIRRSPYTGEFEDLFFQVESELLEKAGDIAGNLHLARSRNDMGVAIYRMVLREKLSHTLASALQLREHLLAFAEEHVETVMIGYTHTQQAQPTTMAHYITAAADSLTRDIRRMKAAYANCNRSSMGAAAMTTSGFPISRERMMELLGFDELVENSYDAIGGADYLGEVATAIQLAAINLGRVVQDLLLWCTQEFGAVKVSVPYVQISSIMPQKRNPVSFEHMRSLLSSCVGSANTVLSMMHNTPFGDIVDTEDDMQPYAWRSLEIMDQMYRLLSVVIGTLEVNKEKLLQRAEGSFATVTELADTLVRTDGLSFRKAHHIVSSVVKKAMAEGLAASEVSLEMVNEAALQVIERRLLLDEEKLKQSLNPVHFVHIRTLPGGPGPTEMKRMLEERKHQQTALSKWLQEAQDKRRSALERLDVVMAGWSEA, from the coding sequence ATGGATTACCGTGAGCGGATTTTACAAACGGAAGGCAGCGTGTTTCCAGGAAAAACATATACGGAGGTTGTGCTGGAGCCTGCGTTCAACGAGGCCAAGCGCCATTTGCTGGATCCGATGATGGCTATTCATAAAGCCCACTTGATCATGCTTTACGAGCAAAAGCTGATTACTCTGGAGGAAGCGATGCAAATTGCCAAAGCGATTACCGCTCTTTCATTGGACAAGATAAGGCGATCGCCGTATACGGGGGAGTTCGAAGATTTGTTTTTTCAAGTGGAAAGCGAGCTTTTGGAGAAAGCAGGAGACATTGCAGGGAATTTGCATCTAGCGCGAAGCCGCAATGACATGGGTGTAGCGATATATCGGATGGTGCTTCGAGAAAAGCTATCGCACACGCTGGCCTCGGCTCTCCAGTTAAGGGAGCATCTGCTTGCCTTTGCGGAGGAGCATGTTGAAACGGTGATGATAGGCTACACGCATACCCAGCAGGCCCAGCCGACAACGATGGCACATTACATTACCGCTGCTGCCGATTCACTCACACGGGATATTCGCCGGATGAAGGCTGCCTATGCGAACTGCAACCGAAGCAGTATGGGAGCAGCGGCTATGACGACTTCGGGCTTCCCGATCAGCCGGGAACGGATGATGGAACTGCTGGGCTTCGATGAGCTGGTCGAAAATTCCTATGACGCTATAGGGGGAGCGGACTACCTTGGCGAAGTCGCCACGGCGATCCAGCTGGCTGCCATTAATTTGGGTCGTGTGGTGCAGGATTTACTGTTATGGTGTACGCAGGAATTCGGAGCCGTAAAGGTTTCCGTCCCTTATGTGCAGATCAGCTCCATTATGCCGCAGAAAAGAAATCCTGTATCCTTTGAGCATATGCGTTCACTATTGTCCAGCTGCGTGGGCAGCGCGAATACCGTGCTTTCGATGATGCATAACACGCCCTTCGGGGATATCGTAGACACGGAAGACGATATGCAGCCCTACGCTTGGAGAAGCTTGGAGATCATGGATCAGATGTACCGGCTGCTATCGGTGGTGATCGGTACGTTGGAGGTGAATAAAGAGAAGCTTCTCCAGCGGGCTGAGGGAAGTTTCGCCACGGTAACTGAACTGGCGGATACGTTGGTTCGGACGGACGGCCTGTCCTTCCGGAAAGCGCATCATATTGTCAGCAGCGTGGTGAAAAAGGCTATGGCAGAAGGGTTAGCCGCAAGCGAGGTATCTCTGGAGATGGTGAATGAAGCTGCTCTTCAGGTGATTGAACGCCGTCTGCTTTTGGATGAGGAAAAGCTGAAGCAATCCCTGAATCCGGTTCATTTTGTTCATATCCGTACGCTCCCCGGGGGGCCGGGTCCGACGGAAATGAAACGAATGCTGGAAGAACGCAAGCATCAGCAGACCGCTTTAAGCAAATGGCTGCAGGAAGCGCAAGACAAGCGCAGATCGGCGCTGGAGCGCTTGGATGTAGTGATGGCGGGATGGAGTGAAGCCTGA
- a CDS encoding isochorismatase family protein has product MELLASARKNGIPVIHVKGLHTGVDHWSRGSKRNTSQLTPEMIEKGRQIVDEVKPIDGELVIEKAAASAFHGTPLLFHLISLSIDTVICAGETTSGCVRASVVDGATHRFRMGVVEECVFDRTQACHYINLYDMHQKYADVVNLTHANEYFSQIGARNKQEIGIVS; this is encoded by the coding sequence GTGGAGCTTCTCGCTTCCGCGAGGAAGAACGGCATACCGGTCATTCACGTGAAGGGCCTGCATACGGGGGTTGATCACTGGAGCCGGGGAAGCAAACGCAATACCAGCCAACTGACGCCTGAAATGATCGAAAAGGGGCGGCAAATCGTCGATGAGGTGAAGCCGATTGACGGTGAGCTGGTGATTGAAAAGGCGGCAGCCAGCGCTTTCCATGGAACTCCTTTGCTGTTCCATTTGATCAGTTTGAGCATTGATACGGTCATCTGTGCGGGAGAAACGACAAGTGGTTGTGTGCGTGCTTCGGTGGTGGATGGGGCTACGCACCGTTTTCGGATGGGCGTTGTTGAGGAATGTGTTTTTGATCGAACACAGGCTTGTCATTATATCAATTTGTATGATATGCATCAAAAATATGCAGATGTGGTGAACCTGACGCATGCCAATGAATATTTCAGCCAGATCGGAGCACGGAACAAGCAAGAAATCGGTATAGTGAGTTAA
- a CDS encoding isochorismatase family protein: protein MKYEFEDHCWKELIPEEVLEIYKPYHRETFVGKRPALLVVDLYNLAYQGGPRPVIELQKEFPSSCGIHAWDAIEPTKRVFDAVRSLQWPVIYLTSDRITRSNSRKVSATKRKSSSVSEDAYEIFPEFSPQPEDLIICKTRASAFHATPLSAYLTLMGVDSLIVVGESTSGCVRASVVDAYSHGYHTVVVEECCFDRSPISHQISLFDLHHKYADVMHVDEWLGHLSQRQPGQTVGSK, encoded by the coding sequence TTGAAATATGAATTTGAAGATCATTGCTGGAAAGAATTAATCCCGGAGGAAGTGTTGGAGATTTATAAGCCGTATCATCGGGAAACCTTCGTAGGCAAGCGGCCTGCGCTGCTGGTGGTCGATCTGTATAATTTAGCGTATCAGGGAGGTCCTCGTCCGGTTATTGAATTGCAGAAGGAGTTTCCCAGTTCCTGCGGAATTCATGCATGGGATGCCATTGAACCGACGAAGCGGGTGTTCGACGCGGTTCGCTCGCTGCAATGGCCGGTGATCTATCTTACCAGTGACAGGATTACGCGCTCTAACAGCCGTAAGGTGTCTGCGACGAAACGGAAATCGTCCTCCGTTAGTGAAGACGCCTATGAGATTTTTCCGGAATTCAGTCCGCAGCCGGAAGATTTGATCATCTGCAAAACAAGGGCCAGCGCCTTTCATGCAACGCCTTTGAGTGCATATTTGACGCTCATGGGGGTAGACAGCTTGATTGTTGTCGGCGAATCCACGAGCGGTTGTGTACGAGCGAGTGTAGTAGACGCCTATTCCCATGGCTATCATACGGTAGTAGTGGAGGAGTGTTGTTTCGATCGGAGCCCGATTTCGCATCAGATAAGTCTGTTCGATTTGCATCACAAATATGCAGATGTGATGCATGTGGATGAATGGTTAGGGCATCTTTCACAGCGCCAACCAGGTCAAACGGTTGGAAGTAAATGA
- a CDS encoding BadF/BadG/BcrA/BcrD ATPase family protein gives MAKQHVIPLLAVDGGGTKCLAVLIDEHGNRLAQGRAGSCNYQGIGREAAAQEIRLAIETAIKEWVVSQENQQKQADIEVECAVFGLAGLDTEHDRGVLIRLVREVLTSLGIKVKHLVVENDGFAALLGATGGKPGILVIAGTGSIVYGINVHGMTARAGGWGHRVGDEGSGYWIGKQAIISILKAEDGRGETSRLGDRVISHLGLATPEALFNWVYGSDYSVEKVGELSRLVSLAAVEGDTVSQRILSMAGSELYMGAKAVIDKLGIRQSAFKVVLQGGVLQNDVWVHRVLMDQLLQYAPLAVLDSVENEPIYGVMAMGLSHLRKLRLAHSGEEERGSPSP, from the coding sequence ATGGCAAAGCAGCATGTCATTCCCTTGCTTGCGGTAGATGGAGGAGGCACCAAATGTCTTGCGGTACTGATAGACGAGCACGGAAATCGTTTGGCACAGGGCAGGGCGGGTTCGTGCAATTACCAAGGAATCGGCAGAGAAGCGGCCGCTCAGGAAATTCGTCTTGCCATTGAAACAGCCATCAAGGAATGGGTTGTATCGCAGGAGAATCAGCAGAAGCAGGCGGATATCGAAGTGGAATGTGCAGTCTTTGGCCTTGCCGGGTTAGATACGGAACATGACCGGGGCGTCCTGATCCGGTTGGTACGGGAGGTATTGACCAGCCTGGGCATAAAGGTAAAGCACCTTGTTGTCGAAAATGATGGATTCGCGGCTCTTTTGGGGGCAACAGGCGGTAAACCGGGCATTCTGGTTATTGCCGGGACGGGATCGATCGTCTATGGGATCAACGTACATGGAATGACGGCCAGAGCTGGCGGTTGGGGTCACCGGGTCGGTGACGAGGGCAGCGGTTATTGGATCGGCAAGCAAGCGATCATCTCCATTCTTAAAGCCGAGGACGGGCGCGGGGAGACAAGCCGGCTTGGTGATCGGGTCATATCACATCTGGGATTAGCCACACCTGAAGCTTTGTTTAATTGGGTGTACGGCTCCGATTATTCTGTAGAAAAGGTGGGCGAGCTTTCCCGGCTGGTTAGTCTGGCAGCTGTTGAAGGCGATACCGTATCGCAGCGCATTTTGTCTATGGCGGGCAGCGAATTGTACATGGGAGCTAAAGCGGTCATCGACAAATTAGGCATAAGACAGAGTGCATTTAAGGTCGTTCTACAGGGCGGCGTTTTACAAAACGATGTATGGGTGCATCGTGTCCTCATGGATCAGCTGCTTCAATACGCTCCCCTCGCGGTATTGGATTCGGTGGAAAATGAGCCGATTTACGGGGTGATGGCCATGGGGCTGTCTCACCTGAGAAAGCTGAGGCTGGCACATAGCGGGGAAGAAGAAAGGGGGAGTCCAAGCCCATGA
- a CDS encoding LysR family transcriptional regulator: MNIEHIVTFLKVYQVGSFQQAANQLYLPQPTVSHRISQLEKELGNSLLIRAKGKIKLTEEGKAFLPYARSIIGAVQEGKEAVGQVKSGTTGKLSIGCNSSFASCILPQMMNSFTSKHANVSIKVYCYSTSELVRLMKSRTFQLGITRYTSNDPDLNYRLVYSEPMMLYVSPQHRFAKHKKIALEEVLQEPLITYQKDTQSRKLIDVTLNQLNLNYKPKFESNNLSLLKHFIQMNFGVLFSGPSYMKSEVKKNELVQIEIEHNPFPLSQLFIVYREGELNSLDQLFIRHFEDEINDQSNRQTASTSTSSSDVR, from the coding sequence TTGAATATCGAGCATATTGTGACTTTCCTAAAGGTTTATCAAGTCGGGAGCTTCCAACAAGCGGCTAATCAATTGTATTTGCCCCAGCCGACCGTATCCCACCGCATCAGTCAATTGGAGAAAGAATTAGGCAATTCCCTGCTGATCCGCGCAAAAGGAAAAATCAAGCTAACGGAAGAAGGCAAGGCTTTTTTGCCTTATGCTCGTTCCATCATCGGCGCCGTCCAAGAAGGAAAGGAGGCCGTAGGTCAAGTAAAATCAGGAACGACAGGAAAGCTGTCGATCGGCTGCAACAGTTCGTTCGCATCCTGTATTCTTCCGCAGATGATGAATTCCTTCACATCCAAACACGCCAACGTATCCATCAAGGTATATTGTTATTCAACTTCGGAGCTGGTGCGATTAATGAAAAGCAGAACGTTCCAGCTCGGGATCACGCGTTATACAAGCAATGACCCCGATTTAAACTACCGGCTCGTTTATAGTGAACCTATGATGCTTTATGTATCTCCTCAGCACCGATTTGCCAAACACAAGAAAATCGCTTTGGAAGAAGTCTTGCAGGAACCGCTCATTACTTATCAGAAAGATACCCAATCCCGCAAACTCATTGATGTCACGCTCAATCAACTGAACCTGAATTATAAACCTAAATTCGAATCCAATAATTTGAGCTTGCTCAAGCATTTTATTCAAATGAATTTCGGCGTTCTTTTCTCCGGTCCTTCGTATATGAAAAGTGAAGTCAAAAAAAACGAGCTGGTTCAAATCGAAATTGAACACAACCCGTTTCCTTTAAGCCAGTTATTTATCGTTTACCGTGAAGGCGAGCTAAACAGCCTTGATCAATTATTCATTCGCCACTTCGAGGATGAAATCAACGATCAATCCAATCGGCAAACGGCGTCTACCTCCACAAGCTCCTCCGATGTCAGATAA
- a CDS encoding NEW3 domain-containing protein codes for MAGTLLLPSLAEPVQADRGVVDMWKAIKPLTTIASAMNTGAHPDDEHSAMLAYLALGRGVHTSSIIANRGEGGQNEIGSELGNALGIIRTRELEEASKVTNVILGMLSEDIDDPIFDFGFSKSPDETLEKWGDSIVYERLIRKIRELRPDVLIPAFLNVESTHGHHRAINVITVRAFEDAANPEVFPEHLGMGLKPWQVKKMYVPANKDDYTVSVPTGEYDEIYGASYLQLGEESRFMHKSQGMGRHYEEGPTVNYYKLHSSIIDKNEKESDFFEGIAYTFEDLAKEVESKGKGKDNKIASNLRALDKDANEVIRAYPKFAEVAKEVQDMKATLNTALADVKASSLDEPTKTDLLYRLQVKEQQLNHAAMEAASIVVKVKPATGELVAGQTTKITVTAYNGGQTELRDVKLSLNVPDGWVAQEAGITRFGIVGYNQTAKAVFDVTVPKDTAEFHPYLPPSITADVTYQMNKVVSTVHAAPQIQVAVLPPFSMSLNPSATVLNTRKADEPIPVNVSVRNYNPGAAKASFTLDVPEGWVAEPAAQELSFAEKNETKSLSFSVKAPSNAAIGKYTVTAVASVNGNAVSKKGTQVIEYPHIGRTYMVQPAELNIQAFDLDVPKGLKVGYVSSGFDDINVYLSQLGVDVKMLEEKDIQYGDLSQYDTIVLGIRAYGFRPELIPSNQRLLSYVENGGNLVVQYHKPEDKWKPELAPYPIKIGTPLIQWRVTDENSKVTMLAPEHPMFNTPNKITDQDWDNWIQDRSAYNPSEWGQEYTELISNGDPGEKEFTGTFLTAPYGKGTYTYSSLVWYREIPSLVPGSIRLFVNMISLKQ; via the coding sequence ATGGCAGGTACATTACTTCTGCCGTCATTGGCTGAGCCAGTTCAGGCGGATCGCGGTGTGGTCGATATGTGGAAAGCGATCAAGCCGCTGACCACGATTGCCAGCGCCATGAATACAGGCGCACACCCGGACGATGAGCACAGCGCGATGCTGGCGTACCTTGCCTTGGGAAGAGGGGTGCATACCTCCAGTATTATCGCCAACCGCGGGGAGGGCGGACAGAACGAGATCGGCAGCGAGCTCGGTAACGCTTTGGGTATTATCCGTACCCGGGAATTGGAGGAGGCCTCCAAGGTCACCAATGTCATCCTGGGTATGCTTAGCGAGGACATTGACGATCCGATATTTGACTTCGGATTTTCCAAAAGTCCTGATGAAACCTTGGAAAAATGGGGAGATTCCATCGTTTACGAACGGTTGATCCGCAAAATCCGCGAGCTTCGGCCGGATGTGCTCATCCCTGCATTCTTGAACGTAGAATCGACACATGGTCATCATAGGGCCATCAATGTGATAACCGTACGCGCTTTTGAGGATGCGGCCAATCCCGAAGTGTTTCCTGAGCATTTGGGAATGGGACTAAAGCCTTGGCAGGTGAAAAAGATGTATGTACCGGCCAATAAGGATGATTACACGGTATCCGTACCGACTGGAGAGTACGATGAAATATACGGAGCCTCCTATTTACAGCTTGGGGAAGAGTCCCGTTTTATGCATAAGAGCCAAGGCATGGGCCGCCACTATGAAGAAGGGCCAACGGTTAACTATTACAAACTTCATTCCAGCATCATCGATAAGAATGAAAAGGAATCCGATTTTTTTGAAGGCATCGCTTACACCTTCGAGGATTTGGCTAAGGAAGTAGAGAGCAAAGGAAAAGGAAAAGACAATAAAATAGCAAGTAACCTGCGAGCTTTAGATAAAGACGCGAACGAAGTGATCCGCGCTTATCCGAAATTTGCCGAAGTAGCCAAGGAAGTTCAGGACATGAAGGCTACTCTCAATACCGCTTTGGCTGACGTTAAGGCTTCCTCATTAGATGAACCAACGAAGACCGATCTGCTGTACCGCCTTCAAGTGAAAGAACAGCAGCTGAATCATGCAGCGATGGAAGCCGCCTCCATCGTCGTGAAGGTTAAACCGGCTACCGGCGAGCTGGTTGCGGGCCAAACGACGAAGATCACCGTTACGGCATATAACGGAGGGCAAACGGAGCTTAGAGACGTGAAGCTGTCACTGAACGTCCCGGACGGTTGGGTCGCGCAGGAAGCAGGAATCACAAGGTTTGGGATTGTTGGTTACAATCAAACCGCTAAGGCTGTCTTTGATGTGACGGTACCTAAGGACACCGCGGAATTCCACCCGTACCTGCCGCCGTCCATTACCGCGGATGTGACCTATCAAATGAATAAAGTAGTGAGCACGGTTCATGCCGCTCCGCAAATTCAAGTTGCGGTACTGCCGCCATTCTCCATGTCGCTGAATCCTAGCGCGACGGTGCTAAACACCCGTAAAGCGGATGAACCAATCCCTGTGAACGTGTCCGTTCGCAATTACAACCCGGGTGCGGCCAAAGCATCGTTCACGCTTGATGTGCCTGAAGGATGGGTTGCGGAGCCTGCTGCTCAAGAACTCAGCTTTGCTGAGAAGAACGAAACGAAATCGTTGTCTTTTTCGGTCAAAGCACCTTCGAATGCGGCCATCGGTAAGTACACGGTTACGGCCGTAGCATCCGTCAATGGAAACGCGGTTAGCAAAAAAGGAACTCAGGTGATCGAGTATCCTCATATCGGCAGAACCTATATGGTCCAGCCTGCGGAGCTCAATATCCAAGCGTTTGATCTTGATGTTCCAAAAGGACTGAAGGTAGGGTATGTATCCAGCGGATTTGACGACATCAACGTCTACTTGAGCCAACTGGGCGTTGACGTAAAGATGCTGGAAGAGAAGGATATTCAATACGGCGATCTGTCCCAGTATGATACGATTGTGCTCGGAATCCGTGCCTACGGTTTCCGGCCGGAGTTGATTCCAAGCAACCAAAGGCTGCTCTCCTATGTGGAAAACGGAGGCAATCTGGTTGTGCAATACCATAAGCCGGAGGATAAATGGAAGCCGGAGCTGGCTCCATATCCGATCAAAATCGGTACGCCGCTCATCCAATGGCGGGTAACGGATGAAAATTCCAAAGTGACAATGCTGGCGCCGGAGCATCCGATGTTCAACACGCCGAACAAAATCACCGATCAAGACTGGGATAACTGGATTCAAGACCGTTCGGCATACAATCCGTCGGAATGGGGACAGGAATACACCGAGCTCATATCCAACGGCGATCCGGGTGAAAAAGAATTTACGGGGACCTTCCTGACTGCACCTTACGGTAAAGGAACGTACACCTACAGCTCCCTGGTATGGTACCGTGAAATTCCGAGCCTTGTTCCTGGCTCCATCCGGTTGTTTGTGAATATGATCAGCTTAAAGCAGTAA
- a CDS encoding isochorismatase family protein translates to MTSKGWDRYLSDRDKQHDELCGKKELRGFGVKPALLLIDIYYSVLGTKREVIFESMRTWPGSTGLEGWEAVDRTAELLAVARENDIPVIHIKGLSSPIKPWIARTSRRGMSEELRGIGSQIVDEVKPLEGELVIEKSAPSAFQGTPLAYQLVSLGIDTVICCGETTSGCVRASVVDGATHRFKMGVVEECVFDRTESSHWINLYDMHQKYADVVNLADAVQYFKEIGAKNKRLVQS, encoded by the coding sequence ATGACTTCAAAAGGATGGGACCGTTATTTGTCGGATCGAGATAAGCAGCATGATGAGTTGTGCGGGAAAAAAGAGCTGAGAGGATTCGGAGTAAAGCCGGCGCTGCTGCTCATCGATATATACTACAGCGTGCTTGGAACGAAACGGGAAGTGATCTTCGAATCCATGAGAACATGGCCGGGCAGCACCGGTCTTGAAGGTTGGGAGGCGGTGGATCGAACCGCGGAACTGCTGGCTGTTGCTAGAGAAAACGATATTCCCGTGATTCACATCAAAGGGCTGTCGTCGCCGATCAAACCGTGGATCGCCAGGACATCGCGACGAGGGATGTCGGAGGAGCTTCGCGGTATAGGCTCGCAAATCGTCGATGAAGTGAAGCCGCTTGAAGGGGAATTGGTTATAGAAAAGTCGGCTCCAAGCGCTTTTCAAGGAACTCCGTTAGCTTATCAGCTCGTCAGTCTTGGAATCGACACGGTCATTTGCTGCGGAGAGACGACTAGCGGCTGCGTTCGGGCTTCGGTGGTCGACGGAGCGACGCATCGATTCAAAATGGGGGTTGTCGAAGAATGTGTATTCGACCGAACCGAATCGTCCCATTGGATCAATCTGTACGATATGCATCAAAAGTATGCGGATGTGGTGAATTTAGCCGATGCCGTCCAATATTTCAAGGAGATTGGAGCGAAAAACAAACGCCTCGTTCAATCGTAA
- a CDS encoding creatininase family protein: protein MNIMNVHGRDIDRVLGHVRFAVVPLGSVEYHGPHSPVGTDVILAEGFADRLDPELKPLVYPAVPYTACPGKTQDYTGTITIRPAVMTEYLTDIALGICEMGIRSILLLNAHDGNMGVSRTVAEAVTAQYKDASFLLVNWWQMASVDFTEKKGLFHNTAGRGHGGPYEMSAVKAFRPELVSVEDNDPELHSARALSPLPYVLVEGEPQGWNGYTGCIHQISIEAGKAIVDEAGRNMNELIRQWLDAREAAKPSALDEERVKVDNGIDGEGDRHHGLP from the coding sequence ATGAATATCATGAATGTTCATGGAAGAGATATAGATCGCGTTCTGGGTCATGTCCGGTTTGCCGTTGTACCGCTAGGCTCGGTGGAATACCACGGTCCCCATTCACCGGTCGGGACGGATGTCATATTGGCCGAAGGCTTTGCCGATCGCTTGGATCCGGAGCTGAAGCCGCTCGTCTATCCCGCGGTGCCTTACACCGCGTGTCCGGGCAAAACGCAGGACTACACAGGGACGATAACGATCCGTCCTGCGGTCATGACCGAATATTTGACAGATATTGCATTGGGGATTTGTGAAATGGGAATTCGAAGTATTTTACTTCTGAACGCTCATGACGGCAATATGGGCGTATCCCGTACGGTAGCGGAAGCGGTAACGGCTCAATATAAGGATGCCAGTTTTCTGCTGGTCAATTGGTGGCAGATGGCCTCCGTCGATTTTACAGAAAAAAAAGGATTATTTCATAACACTGCCGGCCGGGGACATGGCGGACCTTATGAAATGTCTGCGGTCAAGGCGTTTCGACCCGAATTAGTCTCAGTTGAAGATAACGATCCGGAGCTGCATTCAGCTCGGGCGTTGTCGCCGCTTCCTTACGTTCTGGTCGAGGGCGAACCACAGGGCTGGAATGGATACACAGGATGCATTCATCAAATTTCCATTGAAGCGGGAAAGGCCATCGTGGACGAAGCGGGAAGGAATATGAATGAGTTGATCCGCCAGTGGCTGGATGCCCGAGAAGCTGCTAAACCATCCGCGTTGGATGAAGAAAGAGTTAAAGTCGATAACGGGATAGATGGAGAGGGGGATCGACATCATGGATTACCGTGA